In the genome of Kiritimatiellia bacterium, the window CCGCTCAAGATGCTGCCATCGTTCGTCAAAAGGCCTTCCGGCGCCGAAAAAGGGCGTTATCTGGCCATGGACCTCGGGGGAACAAACCTGCGGATTCTCTGCGTTGAACTTGACGGGCGGGGCGGAGCGAACGTTACGGCCATGTCCAGGTTCGGCGTTGCCAAACATCTGATGAACGGGCCGGGCGCCGCGCTTTTTGATTTCATGGCACAGTGTCTGGCAGATTTTCTGCGCCAAAACTCCATCGGCCCGGACGACCGCCCGGCGCTGGCGTTCACTTTTTCCTTTCCCACGGAACAGACCGCCATCGCCGCCGGACGGCTTATCATCTGGACCAAGGGCTTCAGCGCTTCGGGGGTTGTCGGCCAAGACGTGGTAAAACTTCTTGAAGAGGCGCTGGCGCGCAAGGGCCTGCGGTTCATAAGAATTACGGCCCTGGTAAACGACACGATCGGAACGCTCGTCTCCAAAAGTTATGCGGACCGTTCGTGCGATGCCGGCGTCATTCTGGGCACCGGCACGAACGCCTGTTATCCCGAAAAAATCAGCAATATTGCCAGGAATAAAAATCCGGGCCGGGACGGCGAAATGATAATAAACATTGAATGGGGCAATTTTGCCGGGCTTGCGCAAACCCCTTACGACGTTGAACTGGACAAATGTTCCCGTAATCCCGGATTCCAGTTTCTGGAAAAGATGGTTTCGGGCATGTATCTTGGCGCGCTGGCGAGCAAAATG includes:
- a CDS encoding hexokinase → PLKMLPSFVKRPSGAEKGRYLAMDLGGTNLRILCVELDGRGGANVTAMSRFGVAKHLMNGPGAALFDFMAQCLADFLRQNSIGPDDRPALAFTFSFPTEQTAIAAGRLIIWTKGFSASGVVGQDVVKLLEEALARKGLRFIRITALVNDTIGTLVSKSYADRSCDAGVILGTGTNACYPEKISNIARNKNPGRDGEMIINIEWGNFAGLAQTPYDVELDKCSRNPGFQFLEKMVSGMYLGALASKMLADMGLRGVSEFFRGGHELKTEDMSRIAGNDFRALAESGLEHIGPDERKTLQNICGLTARRSARLAGAAIAAVITWMDPQLLREHLVGIDGSLFELYPRYRENICGVFDDIFGAKARGIRLELAKDGSGIGAAITAAIAEQTGQ